One part of the Arabidopsis thaliana chromosome 4, partial sequence genome encodes these proteins:
- a CDS encoding Zinc finger protein 622 (Zinc finger protein 622; FUNCTIONS IN: sequence-specific DNA binding transcription factor activity; INVOLVED IN: regulation of transcription; LOCATED IN: intracellular; EXPRESSED IN: 25 plant structures; EXPRESSED DURING: 15 growth stages; CONTAINS InterPro DOMAIN/s: Zinc finger, C2H2-like (InterPro:IPR015880), Zinc finger, C2H2-type (InterPro:IPR007087); BEST Arabidopsis thaliana protein match is: Zinc finger protein 622 (TAIR:AT2G24500.1); Has 30201 Blast hits to 17322 proteins in 780 species: Archae - 12; Bacteria - 1396; Metazoa - 17338; Fungi - 3422; Plants - 5037; Viruses - 0; Other Eukaryotes - 2996 (source: NCBI BLink).), with protein sequence MPGLTCNACNMEFKDEEERNLHYKSDWHRYNLKRKVAGVPGVTEALFEARQSALAQEKNKSNEAPMLYTCAICAKGYRSSKAHEQHLQSRSHVLRVSQGTSINGEEDIAIIRQLPRRVQHRGSIDDDSEDEWVEVDSDEELAAEEASDSLSKLNVNESGSAEDMDDDGDADKYELDPTCCLMCDKKHKTLESCMLHMHKHHGFFIPDIEYLKDPEGLLTYLGLKVKRDFMCLYCNELCRPFSSLEAVRKHMEAKSHCKLHYGDGDDEEDAELEEFYDYSSSYVDEAGKQIVVSGETDNTVELVGGSELLITEKSENTTTSKTLGSREFMRYYRQKPRPTSQDSNQIIASLSSRYKSLGLKTVPSKEETLRMKVRKEMSKRGETMRTKIGVKSNVIRNLPNNVPY encoded by the exons ATGCCTGGTTTAACATGTAACGCGTGTAACATGGAGTTCAAGGACGAAGAAGAACGTAACCTTCATTACAAATCCGATTGGCACCGCTACAATCTCAAGCGCAAG GTGGCTGGAGTTCCTGGAGTTACAGAAGCCTTGTTTGAGGCTAGACAATCTGCTCTTGCTCAGGAGAAGAATAAATCAAATGAAGCACCTATGCTTTATACTTGTGCAATCTGTGCTAAAGGTTACAGGAGTTCCAAGGCTCATGAGCAGCATCTTCAGTCGCGTAGCCATGTTTTGCGGGTTTCACAAGGGACATCAATCAACGGAGAGGAGGATATAGCGATTATCAGGCAACTTCCTCGCCGTGTTCAACACAGGGGTTccattgatgatgatagtgAAGATGAATGGGTGGAGGTTGATTCTGACGAGGAATTGGCTGCTGAAGAAGCCTCTGATTCTTTGTCTAAGTTGAATGTGAATGAGTCTGGATCTGCTGAAGAtatggatgatgatggtgatgcAGATAAGTATGAGCTGGATCCAACCTGCTGTTTGATGTGTGACAAAAAACATAAGACCTTAGAGAGCTGTATGCTTCACATGCATAAGCATCATGGTTTCTTTATTCCCGATATTGAGTATCTCAAGGATCCTGAAGGGCTTCTCACTTACCTTGGTCTTAAG GTCAAGAGAGACTTCATGTGTCTGTACTGCAATGAGCTGTGCCGTCCATTCAGCAGCTTAGAAGCTGTAAGAAAACATATGGAAGCAAAGAGTCATTGCAAACTGCAttatggtgatggtgatgatgaagaagatgctgAGCTAGAAGAGTTTTATGACTACAGCAGCAG CTATGTTGATGAAGCTGGAAAGCAAATTGTTGTATCTGGTGAAACAGACAATACTGTAGAACTCGTTGGTGGTTCTGAGCTCTTGATCACGGAGAAGTCCGAGAACACAACAACGTCTAAAACTCTCGGGTCCCGTGAATTCATGCGTTACTACAGACAGAAGCCACGCCCAACTTCTCAAGACAGCAACCAGATAATTGCCTCTTTATCTTCAAG GTACAAGAGCCTGGGTCTGAAGACAGTACCGTCGAAAGAGGAGACTTTGAGGATGAAAGTGCGCAAGGAGATGAGCAAGAGAGGCGAGACAATGCGTACCAAGATCGGAGTGAAGAGTAATGTCATAAGAAACTTGCCCAATAACGTCCCATATTAG
- a CDS encoding Zinc finger protein 622 (Zinc finger protein 622; FUNCTIONS IN: sequence-specific DNA binding transcription factor activity; INVOLVED IN: regulation of transcription; LOCATED IN: intracellular; EXPRESSED IN: 25 plant structures; EXPRESSED DURING: 15 growth stages; CONTAINS InterPro DOMAIN/s: Zinc finger, C2H2-like (InterPro:IPR015880), Zinc finger, C2H2-type (InterPro:IPR007087); BEST Arabidopsis thaliana protein match is: Zinc finger protein 622 (TAIR:AT2G24500.1); Has 35333 Blast hits to 34131 proteins in 2444 species: Archae - 798; Bacteria - 22429; Metazoa - 974; Fungi - 991; Plants - 531; Viruses - 0; Other Eukaryotes - 9610 (source: NCBI BLink).), translated as MPGLTCNACNMEFKDEEERNLHYKSDWHRYNLKRKVAGVPGVTEALFEARQSALAQEKNKSNEAPMLYTCAICAKGYRSSKAHEQHLQSRSHVLRVSQGTSINGEEDIAIIRQLPRRVQHRGSIDDDSEDEWVEVDSDEELAAEEASDSLSKLNVNESGSAEDMDDDGDADKYELDPTCCLMCDKKHKTLESCMLHMHKHHGFFIPDIEYLKDPEGLLTYLGLKVKRDFMCLYCNELCRPFSSLEAVRKHMEAKSHCKLHYGDGDDEEDAELEEFYDYSSSSYVDEAGKQIVVSGETDNTVELVGGSELLITEKSENTTTSKTLGSREFMRYYRQKPRPTSQDSNQIIASLSSRYKSLGLKTVPSKEETLRMKVRKEMSKRGETMRTKIGVKSNVIRNLPNNVPY; from the exons ATGCCTGGTTTAACATGTAACGCGTGTAACATGGAGTTCAAGGACGAAGAAGAACGTAACCTTCATTACAAATCCGATTGGCACCGCTACAATCTCAAGCGCAAG GTGGCTGGAGTTCCTGGAGTTACAGAAGCCTTGTTTGAGGCTAGACAATCTGCTCTTGCTCAGGAGAAGAATAAATCAAATGAAGCACCTATGCTTTATACTTGTGCAATCTGTGCTAAAGGTTACAGGAGTTCCAAGGCTCATGAGCAGCATCTTCAGTCGCGTAGCCATGTTTTGCGGGTTTCACAAGGGACATCAATCAACGGAGAGGAGGATATAGCGATTATCAGGCAACTTCCTCGCCGTGTTCAACACAGGGGTTccattgatgatgatagtgAAGATGAATGGGTGGAGGTTGATTCTGACGAGGAATTGGCTGCTGAAGAAGCCTCTGATTCTTTGTCTAAGTTGAATGTGAATGAGTCTGGATCTGCTGAAGAtatggatgatgatggtgatgcAGATAAGTATGAGCTGGATCCAACCTGCTGTTTGATGTGTGACAAAAAACATAAGACCTTAGAGAGCTGTATGCTTCACATGCATAAGCATCATGGTTTCTTTATTCCCGATATTGAGTATCTCAAGGATCCTGAAGGGCTTCTCACTTACCTTGGTCTTAAG GTCAAGAGAGACTTCATGTGTCTGTACTGCAATGAGCTGTGCCGTCCATTCAGCAGCTTAGAAGCTGTAAGAAAACATATGGAAGCAAAGAGTCATTGCAAACTGCAttatggtgatggtgatgatgaagaagatgctgAGCTAGAAGAGTTTTATGACTACAGCAGCAG CAGCTATGTTGATGAAGCTGGAAAGCAAATTGTTGTATCTGGTGAAACAGACAATACTGTAGAACTCGTTGGTGGTTCTGAGCTCTTGATCACGGAGAAGTCCGAGAACACAACAACGTCTAAAACTCTCGGGTCCCGTGAATTCATGCGTTACTACAGACAGAAGCCACGCCCAACTTCTCAAGACAGCAACCAGATAATTGCCTCTTTATCTTCAAG GTACAAGAGCCTGGGTCTGAAGACAGTACCGTCGAAAGAGGAGACTTTGAGGATGAAAGTGCGCAAGGAGATGAGCAAGAGAGGCGAGACAATGCGTACCAAGATCGGAGTGAAGAGTAATGTCATAAGAAACTTGCCCAATAACGTCCCATATTAG
- a CDS encoding transcriptional regulator of RNA polII, SAGA, subunit (unknown protein; BEST Arabidopsis thaliana protein match is: unknown protein (TAIR:AT2G24530.1); Has 210 Blast hits to 209 proteins in 55 species: Archae - 0; Bacteria - 72; Metazoa - 2; Fungi - 6; Plants - 128; Viruses - 0; Other Eukaryotes - 2 (source: NCBI BLink).): MQRLQDPRIDLAELKVHIVKKVGVERSTRYFYYLGRFLSQKLTKSEFDKSCFRLLGRENLSLHNKLIRSILRNASLAKSPPSVHQSGHPGKSLVLGKEDGPEESRSLNPDHIRNDLALSNGVLAKVRPGTCDDRTIRDKPCPLGSNGKVLGPFAYSRPGRYPDERDSAFLCPAEQKAVSGKDQVAAPISRDDEAQVRILSTPPVMAPLGIPFCSASVGGDRRTVPVSTSAAAISCYDSGGLSDTEMLRKRMENIAVTQGLGGVSAECSIVLNNMLDLYLKKLMKSCVDLAGARSMNGTPGKHSLEKQQSRDELVNGVRTNNSFHIQTSNQPSDITREQHSVSLLDFRVAMELNPHQLGEDWPLLRERISISLFEEREGV; encoded by the coding sequence ATGCAACGTCTTCAAGATCCCAGGATTGATCTAGCTGAGCTAAAAGTGCATATAGTGAAGAAGGTTGGGGTTGAAAGATCTACAAGGTATTTTTACTACTTGGGCAGGTTTCTGAGTCAGAAGCTTACTAAGAGTGAGTTTGATAAGTCATGTTTCCGTCTTTTGGGGAGAGAGAATCTTTCTCTTCACAATAAGTTGATTCGTTCCATCTTGAGAAATGCATCTCTGGCTAAGTCCCCACCATCAGTTCACCAATCCGGTCACCCTGGCAAATCTTTGGTGCTTGGGAAAGAAGATGGACCTGAAGAAAGCAGATCTCTAAACCCTGACCATATTAGGAATGATCTTGCTTTGTCCAATGGGGTGTTAGCCAAGGTTAGGCCTGGAACATGTGACGACAGGACAATCAGAGATAAGCCTTGTCCGCTAGGGTCAAACGGAAAGGTTTTGGGTCCTTTTGCTTATTCAAGACCTGGTCGATATCCTGATGAAAGAGACAGTGCATTTCTTTGCCCTGCTGAACAAAAGGCGGTTTCCGGTAAAGATCAGGTTGCAGCTCCAATTAGCAGAGATGATGAAGCTCAAGTAAGGATTCTTTCCACACCTCCTGTAATGGCACCTCTGGGGATTCCATTTTGTTCGGCTAGTGTCGGTGGGGACCGCAGAACAGTTCCAGTTTCGACCAGCGCAGCTGCTATCAGTTGCTATGACAGTGGTGGATTATCAGATACAGAGATGCTGAGGAAGAGGATGGAGAATATTGCAGTAACACAGGGTCTTGGAGGGGTTTCAGCGGAGTGTTCTATTGTTTTAAATAACATGTTGGACTTGTACCTGAAGAAACTAATGAAATCATGCGTTGATTTGGCTGGAGCTCGGTCCATGAATGGAACGCCTGGAAAACACAGTTTAGAAAAACAGCAGAGCCGAGACGAGCTTGTAAATGGGGTGCGAACGAATAATAGTTTTCACATACAAACTAGCAACCAACCATCTGACATAACGCGAGAACAACATTCAGTGTCTTTGCTTGATTTTAGAGTTGCAATGGAGCTAAATCCACATCAACTTGGTGAAGACTGGCCATTGCTACGGGAAAGAATTTCCATATCTTTATTCGAGGAACGAGAAGGGGTGTAA
- a CDS encoding flocculation protein (unknown protein; LOCATED IN: plasma membrane; EXPRESSED IN: 25 plant structures; EXPRESSED DURING: 15 growth stages; Has 35333 Blast hits to 34131 proteins in 2444 species: Archae - 798; Bacteria - 22429; Metazoa - 974; Fungi - 991; Plants - 531; Viruses - 0; Other Eukaryotes - 9610 (source: NCBI BLink).) produces MDSVSGYAAGAGQPRVGGKIVRPRRTAVVRTPCERPVQRSRDPPQQNPSWISRLVYKPASVIASGAGKFISSVVFSDSSSSSEEDEDSSSDIDGDEDVEKNNPDFTEEDLLSAQQPSIQRLSSKRVIEQLLLQETFAREEGDRLIDIIKARVVDHPSVPSAIETSHDDYGLTSDVNVGEMSNTAVMEARKWLEEKKSGSSSKYKATEDGAGSPVDVAKSYMRARLPWGSPAANNLDFRSPSSARVQGTPLPYSAGNFSSSKLKRKSGSNQSWNIQDEIRKVRAKATEEMLKSPSSVASLEPKYSPYVLATDMLKGNASSLNADGAVRNEQSRALPNSAIPTSEHNQTTEANQAVKETGVLHTRSRGVGLEETFISTQGVKPSEDTNTAPQSGTAVDDFNDQDGDFIQPTSTIGNTTNAVLALGATLDPTGNSCIPKDVFETSKEADEIGASRHTSNGFPSSSPSSPAVMEGQPKPTPPEETKASQPIAEIHGDDMTVGNGSDGAINNESNDSHSSASNSSSTHEEEWLPGDQSLPNSNSASSSPGNTKVLAYSRRGRGRGRGRGRGGRGKGRAK; encoded by the exons ATGGATTCCGTCTCCGGTTACGCCGCCGGAGCAGGTCAGCCTCGAGTCGGTGGGAAAATTGTTCGACCACGACGCACCGCTGTTGTCAGGACGCCGTGTGAGCGCCCCGTTCAGAGATCCCGAGATCCTCCTCAGCAAAACCCTAGTTGGATCTCCAGGCTCGTTTACAAACCCGCCAGCGTAATTGCTTCCGGCGCCGGAAAATTCATTTCTTCCGTCGTCTTCTCCGACTCTTCCTCATCTTCGGAGGAGGACGAGGATTCATCTTCAG ATATTGATGGTGATGAGGATGTTGAGAAGAACAATCCCGATTTTACTGAAGAG GACCTTCTGAGTGCCCAGCAACCAAGCATTCAACGACTCAGTTCTAAGCGTGTAATTGAGCAGCTTCTCTTGCAAGAAACATTTGCAAG GGAAGAGGGTGATAGGTTAATAGATATCATCAAGGCTAGGGTTGTAGATCATCCCAGCGTCCCCTCTGCTATTGAGACGAGTCATGATGACTATGGATTGACAAGCG ACGTGAATGTGGGTGAAATGTCCAATACAGCTGTCATGGAAGCAAGAAAATGgttggaggagaagaaatcAGGATCAAGTTCAAAGTATAAA GCAACTGAAGATGGTGCTGGATCGCCTGTGGACGTGGCCAAGTCTTATATGCGAGCTCGTCTGCCATGGGGATCTCCAGCTGCGaataatttagattttcgATCACCATCATCAGCAAGAGTGCAAGGGACACCCCTTCCTTATAGCGCTGGAAACTTTTCCTCATCCAAG CTGAAAAGGAAGTCCGGTTCTAATCAGTCATGGAATATTCAAGATGAAATTCGCAAAGTCAGAGCTAAAGCAACCGAGGAAATGCTTAAAAGTCCCAGTAGTGTAGCCTCTTTGGAACCTAAATACAGCCCCTATGTTTTAGCGACTGATATGCTCAAAGGAAATGCTTCGTCTTTGAATGCTGATGgag CTGTACGGAATGAACAAAGCAGAGCTCTACCAAATTCAGCCATACCTACCTCTGAGCACAATCAG ACTACGGAAGCTAATCAAGCCGTCAAAGAAACAGGAGTTTTACACACTAGATCTC GTGGAGTTGGTTTGGAGGAGACATTTATCTCCACACAAGGAGTCAAGCCATCTGAAGATACGAATACCGCTCCTCAAAG TGGAACTGCTGTAGATGACTTCAATGATCAAGATGGCGATTTTATCCAACCTACTTCTACTATCGGAAACACCACAAATG CTGTCTTGGCTCTTGGGGCAACTTTGGATCCTACTGGGAACTCTTGCATCCCTAAAGATGTGTttgaaacatcaaaagaagcTGATGAAATAGGCGCATCACGTCATACTTCTAACGGTTTCCCATCTTCATCACCTAG TTCACCAGCGGTTATGGAAGGTCAACCAAAACCCACACCACCAGAAGAAACCAAGGCTTCTCAGCCTATAGCTGAAATTCATGGTGATGATATGACAGTAGGGAATGGCTCAGATGGTGCAATTAATAACGAAAGCAATGACAGCCACTCAAGTGCCTCTAACAGTTCAAGCACCCATGAAGAAGAGTGGCTCCCAGGAGACCAGTCTCTACCTAACTCAAACTCAGCAAGTAGCAGCCCGGGAAATACCAAGGTCTTGGCATACagcagaagaggaagaggcCGAGGTAGAGGAAGAGGCAGAGGAGGTCGAGGCAAAGGACGGGCCAAATAA
- a CDS encoding uncharacterized protein (unknown protein; Has 30201 Blast hits to 17322 proteins in 780 species: Archae - 12; Bacteria - 1396; Metazoa - 17338; Fungi - 3422; Plants - 5037; Viruses - 0; Other Eukaryotes - 2996 (source: NCBI BLink).), producing MLGMLDAANCLSKLSGPKKLATDFGSRTILELCIPCGHDG from the coding sequence ATGCTTGGCATGTTGGATGCTGCAAATTGTCTGAGTAAGCTCTCTGGTCCAAAAAAACTGGCCACTGATTTTGGTAGCAGAACGATTCTTGAGCTCTGCATCCCATGTGGACATGATGGCTGA
- a CDS encoding flocculation protein (unknown protein; LOCATED IN: plasma membrane; EXPRESSED IN: 25 plant structures; EXPRESSED DURING: 15 growth stages; Has 35333 Blast hits to 34131 proteins in 2444 species: Archae - 798; Bacteria - 22429; Metazoa - 974; Fungi - 991; Plants - 531; Viruses - 0; Other Eukaryotes - 9610 (source: NCBI BLink).) produces MDSVSGYAAGAGQPRVGGKIVRPRRTAVVRTPCERPVQRSRDPPQQNPSWISRLVYKPASVIASGAGKFISSVVFSDSSSSSEEDEDSSSDIDGDEDVEKNNPDFTEEDLLSAQQPSIQRLSSKRVIEQLLLQETFAREEGDRLIDIIKARVVDHPSVPSAIETSHDDYGLTSDVNVGEMSNTAVMEARKWLEEKKSGSSSKYKATEDGAGSPVDVAKSYMRARLPWGSPAANNLDFRSPSSARVQGTPLPYSAGNFSSSKLKRKSGSNQSWNIQDEIRKVRAKATEEMLKSPSSVASLEPKYSPYVLATDMLKGNASSLNADGAVRNEQSRALPNSAIPTSEHNQTTEANQAVKETGVLHTRSRGVGLEETFISTQGVKPSEDTNTAPQSGTAVDDFNDQDGDFIQPTSTIGNTTNAVLALGATLDPTGNSCIPKDVFETSKEADEIGASRHTSNGFPSSSPSGYGRSTKTHTTRRNQGFSAYS; encoded by the exons ATGGATTCCGTCTCCGGTTACGCCGCCGGAGCAGGTCAGCCTCGAGTCGGTGGGAAAATTGTTCGACCACGACGCACCGCTGTTGTCAGGACGCCGTGTGAGCGCCCCGTTCAGAGATCCCGAGATCCTCCTCAGCAAAACCCTAGTTGGATCTCCAGGCTCGTTTACAAACCCGCCAGCGTAATTGCTTCCGGCGCCGGAAAATTCATTTCTTCCGTCGTCTTCTCCGACTCTTCCTCATCTTCGGAGGAGGACGAGGATTCATCTTCAG ATATTGATGGTGATGAGGATGTTGAGAAGAACAATCCCGATTTTACTGAAGAG GACCTTCTGAGTGCCCAGCAACCAAGCATTCAACGACTCAGTTCTAAGCGTGTAATTGAGCAGCTTCTCTTGCAAGAAACATTTGCAAG GGAAGAGGGTGATAGGTTAATAGATATCATCAAGGCTAGGGTTGTAGATCATCCCAGCGTCCCCTCTGCTATTGAGACGAGTCATGATGACTATGGATTGACAAGCG ACGTGAATGTGGGTGAAATGTCCAATACAGCTGTCATGGAAGCAAGAAAATGgttggaggagaagaaatcAGGATCAAGTTCAAAGTATAAA GCAACTGAAGATGGTGCTGGATCGCCTGTGGACGTGGCCAAGTCTTATATGCGAGCTCGTCTGCCATGGGGATCTCCAGCTGCGaataatttagattttcgATCACCATCATCAGCAAGAGTGCAAGGGACACCCCTTCCTTATAGCGCTGGAAACTTTTCCTCATCCAAG CTGAAAAGGAAGTCCGGTTCTAATCAGTCATGGAATATTCAAGATGAAATTCGCAAAGTCAGAGCTAAAGCAACCGAGGAAATGCTTAAAAGTCCCAGTAGTGTAGCCTCTTTGGAACCTAAATACAGCCCCTATGTTTTAGCGACTGATATGCTCAAAGGAAATGCTTCGTCTTTGAATGCTGATGgag CTGTACGGAATGAACAAAGCAGAGCTCTACCAAATTCAGCCATACCTACCTCTGAGCACAATCAG ACTACGGAAGCTAATCAAGCCGTCAAAGAAACAGGAGTTTTACACACTAGATCTC GTGGAGTTGGTTTGGAGGAGACATTTATCTCCACACAAGGAGTCAAGCCATCTGAAGATACGAATACCGCTCCTCAAAG TGGAACTGCTGTAGATGACTTCAATGATCAAGATGGCGATTTTATCCAACCTACTTCTACTATCGGAAACACCACAAATG CTGTCTTGGCTCTTGGGGCAACTTTGGATCCTACTGGGAACTCTTGCATCCCTAAAGATGTGTttgaaacatcaaaagaagcTGATGAAATAGGCGCATCACGTCATACTTCTAACGGTTTCCCATCTTCATCACCTAG CGGTTATGGAAGGTCAACCAAAACCCACACCACCAGAAGAAACCAAGGCTTCTCAGCCTATAGCTGA